The sequence AGATTACACCGATTCGTGCAGTATTATTTTATGAGCAAATCCATAAGATGCGAATCAAGGTTTCTTATGAATTTTGATATTTTCTTCTTCAGAATTCCATGTGAATGATTCCAGGACTACAATCTTTCTATTGTCAGCCATGATGTATCGGCCTGAAAAAAAATATTCCGCTAATAATTTAAAATTTAAAAGAAAATTAGAAGAAAAAATGCTGATATGGGGATTTGAACCCCAGTCGCAGGAGTGAGAGTCCTGCATGATTGACCCCTACACTATATCAGCTGTGCCTCTAAATGTTGTCATTTGTCATATATAAATAAACCGATTTTTCTAACAATGATCCCACAGATATAAGAATCACAGAGAGGAACTTATTAGGATACATGGCTGGTATTGAGGATCAAATCAAGGAAATAGAGGACGAGATCCAGAATACCGTTTATAACAAGGCGACCTCAAAGCATATCGGGCGTTTAAAAGCAAAACTCGCCAAGATGAAAGAGGATGCCGTTAACCGTGCAATGAAAGCCGGAGGTGGCGGCGAGGGGTATGCTGTCAAAAAATCCGGCGATGCTACGGTGGTTCTCGTCGGATTTCCTTCTACTGGTAAATCCACGCTCCTGAACGTTCTTACAGGCACTGAAAGTGAGACTGGAGCATACGCATTCACAACATTGACTGTGGTTCCCGGCGCTCTTGAGCACAAAGGCGCAAAGATTCAGCTCCTGGATATTCCCGGACTGATCGCAGGTGCCGCGATGGGAAAAGGTCGGGGCAAAGAAGTAATTGCCGTTGTCAGGAATGCAGATATGATCGTCCTTCTTGTGGACGTATTCAATGAAAAACACGTCGATGTCCTCTTCCGCGAACTCTATGATGCAGGTATACGGGTAAACGTTCCAAAACCTGACATCACCATCAAGAAAACCTCACGAGGGGGTGTACGCCTGAATGCAGTGGGTACATTGGATCTTGATATCGAAGAAGTCAGATCAATCCTGACTGAGAACCGTATTGCAAGTGCTGATATTCTCATCAGAGGCAATGCAACCCAGGATGACCTGATCGATGCAATCATGGGGAGCAGAGTATATATCCCTGCAATCATCGCGGTCAATAAGGTTGACCTTATCGATGAGAAAGATAGAAAAAAGATCGAAGAGGATCTTACCGAACGGTTTGGACAAAATCCGCTTATGATATCTGCAGCAACCGGATATCACATGGAAGAATTAAAGGATGCTGTCTATGATGCACTCGGATTTATTCGGATATACCTAAAACCACAGGCTGGACCGGCAGATATGGATGAACCACTCATCATGCGAATAGGTTCAAAAATAGAAGATGTCTGCCGGAAACTTCACCGTGACTTTGTCGATAAATTCAGATATGCAAGAGTATGGGGTACATCAGTGAAGCATGAGGCACAACGGGTTGGGATTGCACATTCCCTGGATGATGGAGATATCCTGCAGATAATCATCGAACGATAAATTACTCATTGAATGAGACAATCTCTGATTATTTCCAATGGTGCATCGGTCTTAATTCCATACCCGGAATAATGGACCCGACCAGCACAATACCCCTTATCTCTTAATCGGTTCAGCAACACATCAATCGGTCCTGGTGAGAGCCGATAATACTTCCCTAGTTTGTGGTAATCATAACTAAAGGAGATATCAGGTTCATCCCTGCATACTGCTAAAAGTTTTGACAAACCAGCAGGATCACCAGCAGTAAATGTCTCGCTATCCCGGATCATACCCGCCAGAATATCAGGATCATGAATAGATCCGGTCCATAAAGGGCCAGTCGGAGTAAGAGAGGCTCCGCATAATGGACATGTATATGTTCCCGGGAAGAACTTTTGTTCTTCCATCCGGTACGGACATTTCGGACACTGATGCACATATCCAAGTCGTGCAATACTCTTGTCTGCAGCTGTGGCACTACTTTTTAGTTGAAGATGGAGTCTGACAAAATGTTCATGCGCATAACAAAAAAGCGGGGTAACACCTTTATCATACACTGCAGCATGCCTGGCAACATTTCCAAGAAGTATTCGAAGCCCAACTTCTGTATGGTATTCAGTATTGAGTGGTCGTGCCATGTATCTTCGTATTCCGGCTTTCAGATGGGCACCACATAACGGAGCTGTATCAGTCGCGGTAACTCCCAGATATTTTCCGGTGGAACGGATTGCTGCATCAACAAACGGTGCCGGAGTCCCAAAAGGATCCAGATCTACAAACCCGAATTTTTCTTCAGACATCAGACTATTTGCATCCCGACACGTTACATGAGCATCAATCCCGAGAGACTGCACATTATGCGTGATGAGGTCAATGGCAAGCGGATCCCGATCATTGAGGGTAACTGGTACTTCAGATTCATACCCAACTCTACATCCCCGGATCCCTGAAGCAGCCATTGCATCAAGGTAGGAATGAGGATTTGTCTGTCTGACAATCAGGACTGTGGTGTCCCGGTTGAGTGCCATTCGGGAGTTGTAAAAGACTGGCGCAGTACCAGGCGGAAAAGGAACGTCAGGATTCTGGCAGGGCACTGCAATGGTGGTCCTGCCTTCCGTGACCCAGGTGAGGTCCATTCCGCTACAAATGGTGTTCGATAATCTTATACCTATCCCTGCTACATGTAATAAGGCAGGACGTGTGGCCTAGTCAGGATATGGCGTCAGCCTCCTAAGCTGAATGCCGGGGGTTCAAATCCCTCCACGTCCGTATTCTTTTTTGAAAAAGGTGTGAGATGAACGGCGCAGCATATCTTTCTATTACCCGACCGGTAAATTCTGTGGTCGCAGGACTTGCCGGAATATTAGCTACTGTGATAGCTACCGGAACAATTCCAGCAGAATTCTTATTTATATTTTTAATTGTCCTGTTAATCACCGGTGCAGGGAATGTTATCAATGACTATTATGATCGTGATATTGATGCAATAAACCAACCGGACAGACCCATCCCTGCAGGATTGATCTCTCCGTCATATGCCCTCATTTATGCTGTTCTTTTATTTTTCGCAGGAAATGCTATTGCAATTCTCTTCACACCAGTCCCACTCACCTGCATTGCTTTGGGCAATTCAGCACTTCTTTGGTTATATGCTGCATATCTGAAGGGAATGCCCCTCATAGGAAATATTTCTGTATCATACCTTGCTGCCAGTATCTTCCTCTTTGGTGGTGCGATTGAAGGAATTTCAGGAATTATTACCGTCTTGCCAGTGGCCGGGGCAACCTTTGGATTGATGCTGGCACGTGAACTTATCAAAGATGCAGAAGATATGCCAGGTGACAAAGAGCATGGAGCTCGGACCTTTCCGCTTGTGTATGGTATTCGGCCCACACTTCTCCTAGCTCTTGCAAGTACGATATTTGGTGTCATCATCAGCATATTGCTTGTATACAGATGGGGAATAGTCTATCTGGCTGCAATTCTCCTTGTTGACTTCGTTCTCCTATATGGTTCAATAAAAGGATTATCTGCAAAAAATTCTGAAGAAATTATTCAGGCACGAAGTTCAAAGATATTAAAAACAGGTATGTTTGCATCCCTTCTGGTTTTTCTGGGATCTGCAATTTTATTATAATTCAAGATATTTTTTCATTTCATCAGGCACTTTTTTTGGATCAACACCAAGCAATGCGATCCGATATACCTGATCCCAATCGGCGGATGTCTCGACACACCCATCTGAAGAGTTTACAACACCCATCGCGATAATGTCAATCTGTGTTGACATCTCAATTCCTTCTTTTACTTCAAGAAGACAGCCGATACCGATGATCGCTCGTGGACGATACCGCTTAATCATTCGTTTGATAAAAGATGAACCTGGAACGATAAATACCCGGTATCCCAGGAGTTCAAGGAATCGTTTCCCTTCTCCTACCCGGCATAATCCACATTCACGACATTTGAGCCCTTCATCATGAAGATGGGCAGGACACGCATTTGAACGAAGGCACTGAGGCATAAATACAGCCCGCTCCGTAACCGGAATTGCCATGAATGCTTTGCGGTTCAGAGTATTTTGAAGAGTCACAATAATTCTTAAAAAATCACTGTCTTCAAATCCAAACAGACGAAACATTCCCCGCATCATTCCTTCCAGAAAGAGAAGACCGGCTCTCAT comes from Methanospirillum hungatei and encodes:
- a CDS encoding OBG GTPase family GTP-binding protein, translated to MAGIEDQIKEIEDEIQNTVYNKATSKHIGRLKAKLAKMKEDAVNRAMKAGGGGEGYAVKKSGDATVVLVGFPSTGKSTLLNVLTGTESETGAYAFTTLTVVPGALEHKGAKIQLLDIPGLIAGAAMGKGRGKEVIAVVRNADMIVLLVDVFNEKHVDVLFRELYDAGIRVNVPKPDITIKKTSRGGVRLNAVGTLDLDIEEVRSILTENRIASADILIRGNATQDDLIDAIMGSRVYIPAIIAVNKVDLIDEKDRKKIEEDLTERFGQNPLMISAATGYHMEELKDAVYDALGFIRIYLKPQAGPADMDEPLIMRIGSKIEDVCRKLHRDFVDKFRYARVWGTSVKHEAQRVGIAHSLDDGDILQIIIER
- a CDS encoding tRNA (guanine(10)-N(2))-dimethyltransferase; translated protein: MDLTWVTEGRTTIAVPCQNPDVPFPPGTAPVFYNSRMALNRDTTVLIVRQTNPHSYLDAMAASGIRGCRVGYESEVPVTLNDRDPLAIDLITHNVQSLGIDAHVTCRDANSLMSEEKFGFVDLDPFGTPAPFVDAAIRSTGKYLGVTATDTAPLCGAHLKAGIRRYMARPLNTEYHTEVGLRILLGNVARHAAVYDKGVTPLFCYAHEHFVRLHLQLKSSATAADKSIARLGYVHQCPKCPYRMEEQKFFPGTYTCPLCGASLTPTGPLWTGSIHDPDILAGMIRDSETFTAGDPAGLSKLLAVCRDEPDISFSYDYHKLGKYYRLSPGPIDVLLNRLRDKGYCAGRVHYSGYGIKTDAPLEIIRDCLIQ
- a CDS encoding geranylgeranylglycerol-phosphate geranylgeranyltransferase: MNGAAYLSITRPVNSVVAGLAGILATVIATGTIPAEFLFIFLIVLLITGAGNVINDYYDRDIDAINQPDRPIPAGLISPSYALIYAVLLFFAGNAIAILFTPVPLTCIALGNSALLWLYAAYLKGMPLIGNISVSYLAASIFLFGGAIEGISGIITVLPVAGATFGLMLARELIKDAEDMPGDKEHGARTFPLVYGIRPTLLLALASTIFGVIISILLVYRWGIVYLAAILLVDFVLLYGSIKGLSAKNSEEIIQARSSKILKTGMFASLLVFLGSAILL
- a CDS encoding DUF116 domain-containing protein: MPVIILIGELTILIAISIVILGFILLLLTAYAIKSGNILFPRFMRAGLLFLEGMMRGMFRLFGFEDSDFLRIIVTLQNTLNRKAFMAIPVTERAVFMPQCLRSNACPAHLHDEGLKCRECGLCRVGEGKRFLELLGYRVFIVPGSSFIKRMIKRYRPRAIIGIGCLLEVKEGIEMSTQIDIIAMGVVNSSDGCVETSADWDQVYRIALLGVDPKKVPDEMKKYLEL